Within Gemmatimonadota bacterium, the genomic segment GCGCCATCGCATGTGCCAAAACATCGCGCAACTCGCCCTGCTCTACCCTGTAATCCGTTCGCTCTGGACCTGCAAACAGAGCTTCATCGTCTGCTTGTCTGCGCCACCACTCATCATCCATCTTGACGTCATATTTGCGCTGTTGCGACTTAATCCAATCCAGGCAACAATTGATACTGATGCGATACAACCAGGTGGAAAACAGCGATTTTCCCTTAAATTTGTCAAGCGACTGAAACGCCTTGACAAACGCAATCTGTGCCAAATCATCTGCATCTTCCCTGTTGCCCACCATGCCAAACGCCGTATGAAAAATTCGTACCTGGTGCCGCCGAACCAATTCGGAAAACGCCCTGGTCTGCCCCTTTTGGGCATACCCAACGAGCAATTTATCATCGCATGTTGACCAATCGAGCACAGAAAATCTCCCGCCTAAAATTCAACAGTCAAATCAAAAGATACACTTTGCCGCCTACCGTAGTGATAAAATTCATCATTTGAAAAATTCCGCGAAATGCCGTATCCAAATTCCGTTGTCACGCGCTGTGTTAAAGGCAGTTCCAAAAACGCGTCAAAAAACGAGTATTCATCCTGGCGCAACGCGCCCCCTTGCAAAATCGCGCCACTGACATCTCGTGCCAGATCGTCTTTATAAGACTGCTTTTCATACCCACCTTCCAGAATAACCCGAACCTGCAAGGGCAATTGCTGGGTCAGCCGCGCAGTTATTTGATCGCCGCTATAATCGTAGCGGTCCTTCAATATATCATCATCGCCGTAAATTAGTGCATTAAATCGCGTGGGAGCATCATTTGCAGCCCGCAAATTGATGCGCCGCTGGTAGCGCACCCGCAAGCCCGTATTATCTGTCAGAGATTGCGCCACCTGAAAACCCAAAACCACCTGTCCTTCAGTCCCCTCGCGCAACTTATAGCCCAAACCGAGATCGCCCCTCAGCGTCGTTCGCGAGGGCAAAAAATGGTTGATCTGAAAAAATGCGTAGTGATCGACATAACGCGACACATTCAAATTGGAATACGACCGCCAGTTGAGCTGATACCCCACCCGCTTCATCGTATTCTCGTCGCTATACCATTTGCCCTGCACGTATCCCGCCAGCCCGGTATAATCATACACATCGTAAATAGAGCGGTTTGCACGCGCAGCCAGCGAAAAACCCGCAAATATCCTATCGCGTTCACCACTGTTCAGATCGCGCGCAAAATCAACGCCCAATCGATTGGTCGCAAATGTCCGATCCCCATTGTGACCAAACAAAAAGCCATCGCCCCAAAAAAAGAACCGCAAATATGAAGCATCCATCTCCACGGGTCGCATCACAGAAGCGGAAAGTTGCGTCACAAAAGCACTCGACCCTCCATAAACGCCATCCACATTGGTATCGTAAATCGTTCCCACAGTCACATCTGTAAGCACATCAGCATCTGCTGTTCCCAGCCCCAAAAGCAACACACAGGCAAAAGTTGATAGTCGTCTCATACTCATTCCCTTTTTCAGCGACGGGTTTATCATAAGGGGAAGGGCAAATATCCTTCCCCCATGAACCGATGAATTATCCCGAGGTTGTGGATAGCGGCTTATGGCCTCTACCGCGGTGCCCTCCGCGCCGACCCTGCCCGCGCTTCCCCCCTCGCGAACGCTCGGAGCGTTCAATCCCCCATTCCTCCAATTTCTCATCCACCGCCGCACGAATGATTCGCCTGGATATATCCAACTCCCTCAACCCTTCAATCAACGTCTTGAGCTCGGCTTCNNNNNNNNNNNNNNNNNNNNNNNNNNNNNNNNNNNNNNNNNNNNNNNNNNNNNNNNNNNNNNNNNNNNNNNNNNNNNNNNNNNNNNNNNNNNNNNNNNNNCACTGCTGCGCGAATATCTTCCCTCGACGTATCCGACGCTTTCAACCCTTCAATCAACGTCGTAAGTTCTGCTTCCTGCTCATCGGTAAGCAACTTCGCCAGACCAGGCGAAATGGCAGAACGTTCGGGAAATTCAACACCCCATTCTTCCAATTTGGCCTTCACTGCTGCGCGAATATCTTCCCTCGACGTATCCGATTCTTTCAAGCCATCAACCAGAGTTTTCAATTCTGCGCGTTGCTCTTTGGTCAGTTGCGAAGATGTGCCGCGTTGTCCCAAAACACCTTTGCGCCCGCGATGATACGATATTCGCACATTATCATCAATACCGTCGGCATTTTCATCCACAAATACAGGTCCTGCCGCCTGCGCGTCCTGACCGCCCCACAGGGCACATGTCAGTGCCAACGCAATACTATAGGTCATCCACTTTTTCATGGCCTTGCTCCTCACTGTTGAACTTCTATGAACCGCTCTCAAGCACCGATCTCATTTTGTCCGGCCGGAACCAAAATCCGATCAGCACTATCAACCTGCCGCACTTTGCGGCTACAGTATTTTAAACAATCAGCAGGTCACTTCGTTCCCTTGAAAATTGTAATAAATTGTTAAAATTGTTATAGTTTGTACACATAAAAAAGACCGATACTGCTCGCTCCGCTACGCCCTGGAATGTGGCTACATCTGTACAGCGATACCCCCACATTCAGGCACAAGCGAACCCCGGTCTTGTATTCTTAGATCATAAAATGGCCTCGCGCGTTCCATACAGGGAAAAAAAACTGACCTATTATTGGTTGGCTCATATCAATTGATCCCTTTTCCGCTTGCGATAGTGGGAGTATGGCATTAGGTTAAGCACCGATATTTCGAGAACAACACTGGAATAGGAAAGGAGCAGATGATGATTCGGTTGGGAACGATGACGAGTGTGTGTCCAGATTGGTCTATCGAGCAGATTATCGATGGGATGCAGCGCCATGGGTTCGAAGGATTGGAACCTCGCGCGGGATGGGGACACGCCTCGGGCTTTGAACTGGACATGCCTGCGGCTGATCGAGATGCAGCGCGAGCGAAAATAGAAGATGCCGGACTAAAAATATCCTGTGTAGCTACCGGGGCAAAATTTGCTGCAGAAGACCCAGCAGATTTGGACAAATCCATCGCCGAGGCCAACGCTGCAATAGACCTCGCGGCTGATCTGGGGTCCGGATTGATTCGCACATTTGGCGGCGCACGCGGTAAGGGCGAAGTATTCTGGATGGTGAACCGCACGGCTGAGGCATACAAGCGCGTAATGGATCACGCAGCCGAGCGTGGCGTCATTGTCATGATGGAAACGCACGACGAGTGGTGTGTCTCGACGCAAGTACGCGCAGTGATTGAAAAAGTAAATCACCCCAATCTCGGCGTATTGTGGGACCTGATGCACACCCAGCGCTATATGGAGCGACCCGAAGAAACCATGCAGACAATTGGTGCGATGGCCAAACACCTGCACGCACACGACGGGCGTTATGACACCGAAAATGGAAAAATTACAACAGTCGGTCTGGGCCAAGGCGACCTGGACTATGTCACGCCCCTAAAATTATTGCACGATGCCGAATTTGATGGCTTCTTTTCCGTGGAAGTAATCCACAAGTCCGGCAGCGATCACGATGCAGATGCAACCTTAAAAGCGTATGGCGATGGATTCAGAAAAATTGTCGCAAATTTTTAATTGGAGAATAGCATGGCAAAACAAAATTTAATTTTATTTGGAATCGACAGTTTGTGGTCCGATCACATGAGTTGTTATGGCTATAATCGGCTCACAACACCGCATATCGACAAATTTGCCACACAGGGCGTCTTGTTCGAAAACACATTCAGCGCGCATATACCCACCACACCGGCTTATGCGTCAATGCTGACGGGCATGGATTGTTTTTCGACCGATGTCGTGGCACTGCGCCACCGCGGCGGATTGACAGAAGATGTCACTACCTTGCCCGAAATTTTGAGTGGAGAAGGCTATGAAACCGTATGTGTGGGCTTTACGGGAAATCCGAGTTCTCGCGGCTTTGATGAATATGTGAACTTCAGAGCGTGGGGAAGTTGGGACGAGCGACCGCTGCGCAAAGCCGAATTGCTCAACGAAGTGACATTGCCCGAACTGGAACGCCTGGCCGCGGGTGACAAACCGTTTTTCCTTTTTTTGCGACACATGGATCCGCACGCACCCTATTTGCCGCCGCCACCGTACGATTCGATGTTCTACAGCAAAGACCCGTGCGACCCGTCCAAAACCACCATGGAACCGGTAAAAGCATTTAAGCCGTTTCGAGATTTCCATTTGAGCTGGATGCCGCCGGGCATTACCGATGCCGATTTTGTAGTGGCGCAATACGACGGTGAAATCGCCTATATGGACGCGTGTATCCAGCGCCTGCTCACCCGTGTTGATGAACTGGGCCTGAGGGATAATACCCTGGTCGTAATCAACGGCGACCACGGCGAGACCCTCGACGAGCACGATTGCTATTTTGATCACCACGGGATGTATGAATGCACCTTGAAAGTACCCCTCGCGATGCGCCTACCCGGACAGTTGCCCGAAGGCGTGCGCGTAAAGGGCTACAATCAGCACAAAGATCTGACACCGACGATCCTGGAGCTCCTGAATATAGAAACAGACATCGCGTTTGACGGACGCAGCTTGATCCCGATGGTTGAGGGAAAACGCCACACCCACGAATCGGAATTTTATATCACCGAGTGTACCTGGATGCGAAAACACGGCTGGCGCACCCCCGAATGGAAATTGATCGTGGCATTGGAGCCCGACTTCCATTTTAAGCCCGAAGTGGAGCTTTACAATCTGATTCAGGATCCGGGCGAAACCACGAATCTTGCGGACAAAGAACCCGAAATGGTCGCCCTGTTGCGCGGGCGCATGGAAGCCTATATTGCAAAACGCGAAAAAGAAGTGGGCCATACCAATCCCATGTACACAAACCTGAACTGGCACGGCCGCAAGAATTACGACGGACCTTTCAAATCCTCAGAAGATGCATATAACTACATGCACATCGGTTCTGCCAGCCAGGCCGCGCGGCTACAGGCGGGAAATAAAAAGGTGGAAGGAACAGTTGCCGAAAAGAAATAAGAGAAAGCATATGAGAATAATCACATTGGCATTGCAAAGTCTTCTGACGCTGTTGATGCTAGCCAGTTGTTCCACCCTTGGGAACATGCGGTCGCACTGGCCTGAATACCCCGTAAATCCATTCGTCATCCAATTGGATATTCCCGGCCCTACGGATTCCGCCGGTGGCCTCATTGTCGCCGATCTGAATGGAGATGGACGCATGGATTACTTGGTCACCGTTCCCAATTATCTCACGGCTCATGCCCACGATGGCCGCAAACTCTGGGTAATCGAAACCGACCTCTGGGTAGGCGGCTCCTCAGAGCGCGTCGGCCTACCCGGCCATCACGGTCCAGGTGTTCAGGTTACAGACGTCGATGGCGATGAACAGATCGAAGTGCTGTTCCTTACCCGGGATGGCACGCTCCACGTAATTGATGGCGCTACAGGACGCGAGCAGTGGACCGCAAAGCCGCCCATCCCCAAAGGCGCCCAACGCTGGGAGCACCTGGTCGTAGCCAATTTCCGCGGCGCAGGAGATCGAGATTTACTCCTCCAAGCCACCAATGCCAAAGGTTACCGCATGGGGCGCTTTCTAGCAGCCTATGCGCTGGCCGATCTCCGGCGCAGACATTTTGTCCCCCTGTGGGAACGCGACGATTTCGTTGCCTGCGCCCACAACGGCGCACGGCTGGCGGATCTGAATAGAGATGGGCAAGACGAAGTGATCGGCGCTACGGTCGTCTCTGCCGAT encodes:
- a CDS encoding sigma-70 family RNA polymerase sigma factor, which gives rise to MLGGRFSVLDWSTCDDKLLVGYAQKGQTRAFSELVRRHQVRIFHTAFGMVGNREDADDLAQIAFVKAFQSLDKFKGKSLFSTWLYRISINCCLDWIKSQQRKYDVKMDDEWWRRQADDEALFAGPERTDYRVEQGELRDVLAHAMAQMPPIFRSVLVLRELNGLSYQEIASVEGCSVGTVKSRLFRARAQLRKLLRPFYKALVA
- a CDS encoding sugar phosphate isomerase/epimerase — encoded protein: MMIRLGTMTSVCPDWSIEQIIDGMQRHGFEGLEPRAGWGHASGFELDMPAADRDAARAKIEDAGLKISCVATGAKFAAEDPADLDKSIAEANAAIDLAADLGSGLIRTFGGARGKGEVFWMVNRTAEAYKRVMDHAAERGVIVMMETHDEWCVSTQVRAVIEKVNHPNLGVLWDLMHTQRYMERPEETMQTIGAMAKHLHAHDGRYDTENGKITTVGLGQGDLDYVTPLKLLHDAEFDGFFSVEVIHKSGSDHDADATLKAYGDGFRKIVANF
- a CDS encoding sulfatase-like hydrolase/transferase, which translates into the protein MAKQNLILFGIDSLWSDHMSCYGYNRLTTPHIDKFATQGVLFENTFSAHIPTTPAYASMLTGMDCFSTDVVALRHRGGLTEDVTTLPEILSGEGYETVCVGFTGNPSSRGFDEYVNFRAWGSWDERPLRKAELLNEVTLPELERLAAGDKPFFLFLRHMDPHAPYLPPPPYDSMFYSKDPCDPSKTTMEPVKAFKPFRDFHLSWMPPGITDADFVVAQYDGEIAYMDACIQRLLTRVDELGLRDNTLVVINGDHGETLDEHDCYFDHHGMYECTLKVPLAMRLPGQLPEGVRVKGYNQHKDLTPTILELLNIETDIAFDGRSLIPMVEGKRHTHESEFYITECTWMRKHGWRTPEWKLIVALEPDFHFKPEVELYNLIQDPGETTNLADKEPEMVALLRGRMEAYIAKREKEVGHTNPMYTNLNWHGRKNYDGPFKSSEDAYNYMHIGSASQAARLQAGNKKVEGTVAEKK